In the Candidatus Methylomirabilota bacterium genome, CTACGAGTCGTGCTCCCACGGCGCCGGCCGCCGCATGAGCCGCGGGGAAGCCCGGCGCGTGTTTTCTCTCGATGACCACGCGCGCGCCACCGCGGGCATCGAGTGCCGCAAGGACGCGGGCGTGCTCGACGAGACGCCCGGCGCCTACAAGGACATCGACGCGGTGATGGCGGCCCAGTCGGATTTGGTGGAGGTGGTGACCGCCCTGCGCCAGGTGGTCACGGTCAAGGGCTGACGATGGCCGAGGACGGCGGCGCGGCGCTCCGGGAGTACCGACGCAAGCGCCGGTTCGCGCGCACTCCGGAGCCGCGCGGCGAGGTCGCGCCGGAGCCCCGCGGGGGCGAGCGCGTGTTCGTGGTGCAGAAGCACGCCGCCTCGCGTCTGCACTACGACTTCCGGCTCGAGCTGGAGGGCGTGCTGAAGAGCTGGGCGGTGCCCAAGGGGCCGAGCCTCGATCCGGCCGACAAGCGGCTGGCCATGCACGTGGAGGATCACCCGCTCGAGTACGGGGGCTTCGAGGGGGTGATCCCGAAGGGCGAGTACGGCGGCGGCACCGTGATGCTGTGGGACCGCGGCACGTGGCGACCGGAGGGCGATCCGCATCGGGCCTACCGGGCGGGCAACCTGAAGTTCACGCTGGAGGGCGAGAAGCTGCGCGGCGGCTGGGCGCTGGTGCGCATCCGCGATCGCCGGACGGCGCGCGACGAGGGGCGCAGCTGGCTCCTCATCAAGCACGACGACGCCGAGGCGAAGCCGACCGCGCGGTATCGCGTCGTCGAGGCGCGACCCGACAGCGTGGCCACCGGCCGCACGCTGGACGCGATCGCGGCGGCACGGGACCGCGTCTGGCACTCCAACCGCTCGGGCGACGGCGGCGGGGAGCGGGTGTCTCCGGTCGAGGTGCGCGGGGCGCGCGCCGCGACGTTGCCGCGATTCGTGCCGCCTCAGCTCGCCACCCCCGTGAAGCGGCCCCCGGCCGGCGACGCGTGGCTGCACGAGATGAAGTTCGACGGCTATCGCATCCTGGCGCGTCTCGACGCGGGACGCGTGACGCTGGTGAGCCGGAACGGCCGCGAGTGGACCGACCAGTTCCCGAGCGTGGTGGACAGCCTGCGCGGCCTGCCCGCCCGGGCGGCGCTGCTCGACGGCGAGGTCGCGGTGGTGACGCCCGACGGACGGACGAGCTTCCAGGCCCTGCAGAACTACATGAACGGCGGGCACCGCGACGCACTCGTCTACATGCTCTTCGACCTGCTGCACCTGGACGGGCAGGATCTCACCGGCGCCCGCCTCGAGGACCGCAAGGCGGCGCTGGCGCGGCTGCTCGGTCCGCGCGGTGAGGAGCCGGGCGGGCTACGCTACAGCGATCACGTGGTCGGCTCGGGAGCCGAGTTCTTCGCCGAGGCCTGCCGGCTCGGACTGGAGGGCGTGGTGTCCAAGCGGCGAGACGCGCCGTATCGCAGCACGCGCGGCGCGGACTGGGTCAAGGCCAAGTGCGTGAAGCGGCAGGAGGTCGTCATCGGCGGCTACACCGATCCCGAGGGGTCGCGACTCGGCATCGGCGCGCTGCTCGCCGGAGTCTACGAGGGCGGCCGGCTCGTGTACGTCGGCAAGGTCGGGACCGGGTTCACCGCCCGCACCCTGCAGATGCTCCACAAGCGCCTGAAGCCGCTCGAGCGGCCGGCGTCTCCGTTCGCGACGCGGCCGACCGGGATCGGGCGCCCGCACTGGGTCGAGCCCCGGCTGGTGGCCGAGGTGGCCTTCGGCGAGTGGACCGCCGACGGCCGGATGCGCCATCCGTCCTTCCAGGGGCTGCGCGAGGACAAGCCGGCGGACCAGGTGGTGCGCGAGCAACCGGTGGCCGCGGCGACGGGGATCGCCTCGACCGCCGAGCCGGCGGAGTCGGCGGCGGCGCCGCCGGCGTCGCGCGGCCGGCGCGCGCGCCGGCCCGCCTCGTCTGCCGACTCGCATCCGCGCCCGACAGAGAAGGTCGGCGCGGGCGATCCGGTGGTCGCGGGCGTGCGCCTCACCCACGCCGACCGCGTGCTCTATCCGGCGCAGGGCACCACCAAGCTCGACCTCGCCCGCTTCTACGAGGCCATCGCGGAGTGGATCCTGCCGCACCTGGTCGATCGGCCCACGACCCTGGTGCGCTGTCCGGAAGGTGCGCACCGGCCGTGCTTCTATCAGAAGCACACCGGCTACTGGGCCCCGGACACGCTGCGCCGGGTGGCGATCGAGGAGAAGAAGAAGACGGGCGAATACCTCGTGGTCGACGACCTGCCCGGCCTGATCGGCCTGGTGCAGATCGGTATCCTGGAGATCCACACCTGGAGCTCGACGGTGCGCGATCTGGAGCGGCCGGACCGCGTGGTCTTCGATCTCGACCCGGGGCCCGACGTGCCGTGGGCGCGGGTGATCGACGGCGCCCGCACGGTGCGGCGCCGTCTGCAGGCGCTGGGGCTCGAGGGATTCGTGAAGACCACCGGCGGCAAGGGGCTGCACGTGGTGGCCCCGCTCACGCCGGGCGCCGGGTGGAAGGAGGTGGCGGCCTTCGCGCGCCGAGTCGCCGAGGCGATCGTGCGC is a window encoding:
- the ligD gene encoding DNA ligase D — encoded protein: MAEDGGAALREYRRKRRFARTPEPRGEVAPEPRGGERVFVVQKHAASRLHYDFRLELEGVLKSWAVPKGPSLDPADKRLAMHVEDHPLEYGGFEGVIPKGEYGGGTVMLWDRGTWRPEGDPHRAYRAGNLKFTLEGEKLRGGWALVRIRDRRTARDEGRSWLLIKHDDAEAKPTARYRVVEARPDSVATGRTLDAIAAARDRVWHSNRSGDGGGERVSPVEVRGARAATLPRFVPPQLATPVKRPPAGDAWLHEMKFDGYRILARLDAGRVTLVSRNGREWTDQFPSVVDSLRGLPARAALLDGEVAVVTPDGRTSFQALQNYMNGGHRDALVYMLFDLLHLDGQDLTGARLEDRKAALARLLGPRGEEPGGLRYSDHVVGSGAEFFAEACRLGLEGVVSKRRDAPYRSTRGADWVKAKCVKRQEVVIGGYTDPEGSRLGIGALLAGVYEGGRLVYVGKVGTGFTARTLQMLHKRLKPLERPASPFATRPTGIGRPHWVEPRLVAEVAFGEWTADGRMRHPSFQGLREDKPADQVVREQPVAAATGIASTAEPAESAAAPPASRGRRARRPASSADSHPRPTEKVGAGDPVVAGVRLTHADRVLYPAQGTTKLDLARFYEAIAEWILPHLVDRPTTLVRCPEGAHRPCFYQKHTGYWAPDTLRRVAIEEKKKTGEYLVVDDLPGLIGLVQIGILEIHTWSSTVRDLERPDRVVFDLDPGPDVPWARVIDGARTVRRRLQALGLEGFVKTTGGKGLHVVAPLTPGAGWKEVAAFARRVAEAIVREEPRRYVAQMARSARGGKIFIDYLRNVRGATSVAAYSTRAKPAAPVSVPLGWDELSPRRRSDHYTIVTVPRRLAGLRSDPWREYASRRRPLPPPDGPARAR